One Nostoc punctiforme PCC 73102 DNA window includes the following coding sequences:
- a CDS encoding DUF2231 domain-containing protein, with protein sequence MESTETTQTSSTPFPNIPPVIESNDSEYRDTGVPSTVAIAGHPLHPLSVIFPIAFLAAALGSDIGYWLTGDFFWARASLWLIGLGLAGGLLAAAIGLSDFLKIERVRKRTAGWVHLILNVSILVLSLVNFLLRWGDAESRIVPWGLLISLIVGTLTSASGWFGAELSYRHKIGVVGAGSRRYP encoded by the coding sequence ATGGAAAGTACAGAAACAACGCAAACAAGTTCAACACCTTTTCCCAATATTCCACCAGTTATTGAAAGTAATGACAGTGAATATCGGGATACTGGCGTACCTAGCACAGTTGCGATCGCAGGACATCCCCTACATCCCCTGAGTGTGATCTTTCCCATCGCCTTTTTAGCCGCCGCCTTGGGAAGTGACATCGGCTACTGGTTAACTGGTGATTTCTTTTGGGCTAGGGCTTCGCTATGGTTAATCGGACTCGGATTAGCTGGAGGTTTACTCGCTGCTGCGATCGGTCTGAGCGACTTTTTAAAAATTGAACGAGTTCGCAAGCGCACCGCCGGTTGGGTGCATTTGATCCTTAACGTTTCTATCCTAGTTTTATCACTAGTCAACTTCCTCCTACGTTGGGGCGACGCTGAATCCCGAATAGTACCCTGGGGACTGTTAATCTCACTCATTGTGGGTACACTGACCAGCGCTTCCGGCTGGTTCGGTGCCGAACTCTCCTATCGCCACAAAATCGGTGTAGTGGGTGCTGGTAGCAGAAGATATCCCTAA
- a CDS encoding DUF2993 domain-containing protein: MPESSGLGEQALNKAAEIGLSSQLDEAENLDVNIKTDPLKLVQGQVDSVSVEGEGLVMQKDLRMEELKMQMTDVAINPLSVALGKIELSQPTKANAQVVLTESDINRAFNSEYVRSQLQSQKIHVNGKLTTIEPQNVDFRLPGDGKIALNASIKLVETGENHQVAFSAIPQISPNGKTVSLENVEYGESEEISPDLTKALIDETSEILNLSNFDLEGMNLQVRQLRAEVGKLTLQAEAYIEQIPSA, translated from the coding sequence ATGCCAGAAAGTTCTGGATTAGGAGAGCAGGCCCTGAATAAAGCTGCAGAAATAGGCTTATCCAGCCAATTAGATGAAGCCGAGAACTTAGATGTAAACATTAAAACAGACCCGCTAAAACTAGTTCAGGGGCAAGTAGATTCAGTCAGCGTTGAAGGCGAAGGTTTAGTAATGCAAAAAGACCTCCGTATGGAGGAATTAAAAATGCAAATGACTGATGTTGCCATAAATCCTCTGAGTGTGGCTTTAGGTAAAATCGAACTTAGCCAACCTACTAAAGCTAATGCCCAGGTTGTGTTAACCGAATCTGATATCAATCGCGCCTTTAACTCAGAATATGTGCGATCGCAGCTGCAAAGTCAAAAAATCCATGTTAACGGGAAATTGACGACTATTGAACCACAAAATGTAGACTTTCGGCTACCTGGTGATGGAAAAATAGCACTAAATGCCAGTATAAAATTAGTAGAAACAGGTGAGAATCACCAAGTTGCTTTTTCTGCGATCCCTCAGATAAGCCCTAATGGAAAAACAGTTTCTCTAGAAAATGTTGAGTATGGTGAAAGTGAAGAAATATCACCAGATTTGACAAAAGCTTTGATAGACGAAACTAGCGAGATTTTGAATCTGAGTAATTTTGATTTAGAGGGAATGAATCTACAAGTTAGGCAACTAAGAGCAGAAGTAGGCAAGCTAACCCTACAAGCTGAAGCTTATATTGAACAAATCCCTTCTGCTTAA
- a CDS encoding CheR family methyltransferase, producing MTLPKPTLEDIEIHLLLEGVYQYYGYDFRDYALSSLKRRIQSFMQLEGLANISALQERLLHNRAYLERFLLALTVNVTSMFRDPSFYNTFRNQVVPFLQTYPFIRIWHAGCSTGEEVYSMAILLQEEGLYHRCRIYATDTNEKVLQNARSGIFSLKLMQEYTHLYLKAGGKKSFSEYYTAAYDNAIFRSSLRENVVFAQHNLATDSSFNEFNVIICRNVLIYFNQALQKRVHQLFYNSLCTFGILGLGKQESIRFTSYEQHYEEIVKGEKLYKKIAGA from the coding sequence ATGACTTTGCCAAAACCTACCTTGGAGGATATCGAAATACATCTTCTCTTGGAAGGGGTATATCAATATTACGGCTATGACTTCCGCGATTATGCTCTTTCCTCACTCAAGCGCCGCATTCAGAGCTTTATGCAATTAGAGGGGCTAGCTAATATTTCTGCTTTGCAAGAACGTTTACTCCACAACCGTGCTTATTTAGAACGATTTTTGCTTGCTCTAACGGTGAATGTAACATCAATGTTTCGCGATCCGAGCTTTTATAACACCTTCAGAAATCAAGTTGTCCCCTTCTTACAAACCTATCCGTTTATTCGCATCTGGCACGCTGGATGTTCTACGGGTGAAGAAGTCTACTCAATGGCAATTCTACTACAAGAAGAAGGACTTTATCACCGTTGCCGGATATATGCAACTGATACTAATGAAAAGGTATTACAAAATGCTAGAAGTGGTATTTTTTCTCTAAAACTGATGCAGGAATATACTCATCTTTACCTGAAAGCAGGCGGCAAGAAGTCATTTTCAGAATATTATACCGCAGCTTATGACAATGCTATTTTTCGATCATCTCTCAGAGAAAATGTTGTGTTTGCCCAGCATAATTTAGCAACTGACAGTTCTTTTAATGAATTTAATGTTATTATTTGTCGTAATGTCCTGATCTATTTCAATCAGGCACTTCAAAAGCGGGTACACCAACTATTTTATAATAGCCTCTGCACCTTTGGAATTTTGGGTTTAGGAAAACAAGAATCCATCAGATTCACCTCTTATGAACAGCACTATGAAGAGATAGTCAAAGGTGAGAAACTATATAAAAAAATAGCTGGTGCTTAA
- a CDS encoding DUF167 domain-containing protein: MQKKVKVKPNSKQQKIEEQPDGSLTVYLKSPPVDGKANEELIKLLAKKFDVAKSDIRIKSGLSSRQKLIEIDRDV; the protein is encoded by the coding sequence ATGCAAAAAAAAGTCAAGGTTAAACCTAATTCAAAACAGCAAAAAATTGAAGAACAACCTGATGGCAGTCTGACTGTATATTTAAAATCGCCTCCAGTTGATGGTAAGGCTAATGAAGAGTTAATTAAACTCCTAGCAAAGAAATTTGATGTAGCCAAATCTGATATCAGAATTAAGTCGGGTTTGTCCTCTCGGCAAAAGCTGATAGAAATTGATAGAGATGTTTAG
- a CDS encoding cytochrome c oxidase subunit 3: MDSYINLDELHHAAAEHTHDEEGNKMFGFIVFLLSESVIFLSFFAGYAIYKTTTPNWLPVGVSGLEVKEPAINTVILVASSFVIYLAERALQRHDLVKFRLFLLTTMAMGTYFLVGQAIEWNGLDFGFTTGVFGGTFYLLTGFHGLHVFTGILLQSIILVRSFIPGNYDTGHFGVNATSLFWHFVDVIWIILFILIYVWQ; the protein is encoded by the coding sequence ATGGACAGTTATATCAATTTAGATGAATTGCACCACGCAGCCGCAGAACATACGCACGACGAAGAAGGCAACAAGATGTTTGGCTTCATTGTCTTTCTACTGTCTGAAAGCGTCATTTTCTTGAGCTTTTTCGCCGGATATGCAATCTACAAAACAACAACTCCTAACTGGCTACCAGTTGGTGTTTCCGGGTTAGAAGTAAAAGAACCGGCAATCAACACAGTAATTCTTGTCGCTAGTAGCTTTGTAATTTACTTAGCCGAACGCGCCCTGCAACGCCATGATTTAGTGAAATTTCGCCTGTTTCTCTTGACAACAATGGCGATGGGAACTTACTTTTTGGTTGGGCAAGCGATTGAATGGAACGGCCTCGATTTTGGCTTCACCACAGGGGTATTTGGCGGAACATTTTACCTGCTAACAGGTTTCCACGGTTTGCACGTTTTCACCGGCATTCTGTTGCAGTCGATTATTTTGGTACGTTCTTTCATCCCTGGCAACTACGACACAGGACACTTCGGCGTGAACGCGACTTCGTTGTTCTGGCACTTCGTCGATGTTATCTGGATTATTTTGTTTATCCTCATCTACGTTTGGCAGTAA
- the ctaD gene encoding cytochrome c oxidase subunit I: MTNVPIEGILLPNEKHNHESPTSWKEYFSFSTDHKVIGIQYLVTSFFFFLIGGIFAMVMRGELMTPESDLVDRTVYNGMFTMHGTVMLFLWTFPSLVGFANYLVPLMIGARDMAFPRLNAVAFWMVPVVGIIMMGSFFVPGGPAQAGWWSYPPVSLQNPTGNLINGQVLWLLAVAISGVSSIMGAVNFVTTIVKMRAPGMGFFKMPLFVWAVFSAQIIQLFGLPALTAGAVMLLLDLTAGTAFFDPAKGGNPVMFEHYFWFYSHPAVYVIILPIFGIFSEIFPVYSRKPLFGYKVVAVSSILIAVVSGIVWVHHMYVSGTPSWMRLIFMLTTMFVSVPTGIKVFAWVATIWGGKLRLNTPMLFALGGLIMFVFAGITGIMLSSVPVDVHVNNTYFVVGHFHYVLYGTVTMGLYAAIYHWFPKMTGRMYSESWGKIHFWLAFIGTNLNFLPMHPLGLQGMLRRVASYAPEYQFWNIIASLGGFLLGMSTLPFIFNMVISWMQGEKAPANPWRAIGLEWMVSSPPPVENFEETPIIISEPYGYGKSEPLTANLSE; this comes from the coding sequence TTCTCATCGGCGGTATCTTTGCGATGGTGATGCGGGGAGAACTGATGACACCCGAATCAGATTTAGTAGATCGCACCGTCTACAACGGTATGTTCACCATGCACGGCACTGTGATGCTGTTTTTGTGGACATTTCCCTCACTGGTTGGTTTTGCCAACTATTTAGTACCCCTGATGATTGGGGCGCGAGATATGGCATTTCCCCGCCTCAACGCCGTCGCCTTTTGGATGGTGCCAGTAGTCGGAATTATCATGATGGGTAGCTTCTTTGTCCCTGGTGGCCCAGCCCAGGCCGGTTGGTGGTCTTATCCGCCAGTCAGTCTTCAGAATCCCACAGGTAACTTGATTAATGGTCAAGTTCTCTGGCTCTTAGCGGTGGCAATATCCGGCGTATCCTCAATTATGGGGGCAGTGAACTTTGTCACCACAATTGTGAAGATGCGGGCCCCAGGAATGGGCTTTTTCAAAATGCCCTTGTTTGTCTGGGCAGTATTTAGCGCCCAGATTATTCAACTCTTCGGACTACCTGCATTGACAGCTGGTGCGGTAATGCTGCTACTCGATCTCACAGCAGGCACTGCCTTTTTCGACCCCGCCAAGGGTGGTAATCCAGTAATGTTTGAGCATTATTTCTGGTTCTACTCCCACCCCGCCGTTTACGTGATTATTTTGCCCATCTTCGGCATTTTCTCGGAAATCTTTCCAGTTTATTCACGTAAACCCTTATTTGGTTACAAAGTAGTTGCCGTTTCATCCATCTTGATTGCAGTAGTTAGCGGTATTGTTTGGGTACACCACATGTATGTCAGTGGTACACCCAGCTGGATGCGGTTGATTTTCATGCTGACGACGATGTTTGTATCTGTCCCCACAGGAATTAAAGTATTTGCTTGGGTAGCAACTATTTGGGGCGGTAAACTGCGGTTAAATACCCCCATGCTGTTTGCTTTGGGTGGATTAATCATGTTTGTCTTCGCTGGCATCACAGGCATCATGCTTTCCTCAGTGCCCGTTGATGTCCACGTTAATAATACTTACTTTGTAGTGGGACACTTCCACTATGTCCTCTACGGTACGGTGACAATGGGCTTGTATGCTGCCATTTATCACTGGTTCCCCAAAATGACCGGGCGCATGTACTCTGAAAGCTGGGGTAAAATTCACTTCTGGTTAGCCTTCATCGGTACTAACCTCAACTTTTTACCTATGCACCCCTTGGGATTGCAAGGCATGTTACGCCGAGTTGCTTCCTACGCCCCAGAGTATCAATTCTGGAATATCATCGCTAGTTTGGGCGGATTCCTCTTAGGAATGTCCACCTTACCCTTCATATTCAACATGGTGATTTCTTGGATGCAAGGCGAGAAAGCACCCGCTAACCCTTGGCGAGCGATCGGACTAGAGTGGATGGTTTCTTCACCCCCCCCAGTAGAAAACTTTGAAGAAACTCCCATCATCATCTCTGAACCCTATGGCTACGGTAAATCGGAACCCTTGACAGCTAACCTCTCAGAATAA
- a CDS encoding DUF2809 domain-containing protein, which produces MLESRNQTIFIIISMLIVVPMGILSKFYSGPGHQWFNDYGGDILYEIFWCLFAFWLFRSRAAIIQIPIWVFVITCILEFLQLWHPPLLNEIRATLIGKLLLGTTFVWWDFPHYALGCIVGWLWLRQLYKIGYAKKSQG; this is translated from the coding sequence ATGCTCGAATCTCGTAATCAAACAATATTTATTATTATTTCTATGCTCATCGTTGTACCGATGGGCATTTTGTCTAAGTTTTACAGTGGGCCTGGTCATCAGTGGTTTAATGACTACGGAGGAGATATACTTTATGAAATATTTTGGTGTCTATTTGCTTTTTGGTTGTTCAGAAGTCGGGCGGCCATAATCCAAATTCCTATATGGGTTTTTGTCATCACCTGTATACTAGAATTCTTACAACTTTGGCATCCGCCACTATTAAATGAAATTCGTGCCACCTTGATAGGTAAATTATTACTTGGTACTACTTTTGTATGGTGGGATTTTCCTCATTACGCATTGGGTTGTATTGTAGGTTGGTTATGGCTGCGACAATTATATAAAATTGGTTATGCAAAAAAAAGTCAAGGTTAA
- a CDS encoding glutathione S-transferase family protein gives MELLRLYDFLPSGNGYKIRLLFTQLGMPFERVELNILKGETRTPEFLSKNPNGKIPILEIEPGQYLAESNAILVYLSEGTEFLPYDRFLRAQVLQWLFFEQYSHEPFIATSRFWISILGKTEEYSEAIKEKREPGYAALSLMEKHLTSNTFFVGERYTIADIALFAYTHVADEGGFDLTPFSAIQAWIKRVKAQPRYISITEV, from the coding sequence ATGGAACTACTGCGTTTGTACGATTTTTTACCTTCAGGTAATGGTTATAAGATACGTCTTTTATTCACACAACTAGGTATGCCTTTTGAGAGGGTAGAGCTTAATATTTTGAAAGGCGAGACTCGAACACCAGAGTTTTTAAGTAAAAATCCTAACGGAAAGATACCTATTCTAGAAATTGAGCCAGGGCAATACTTAGCAGAATCAAATGCCATATTGGTATATCTGAGTGAAGGGACAGAATTTTTGCCTTATGACCGCTTTTTACGAGCGCAAGTGCTGCAATGGTTATTTTTTGAACAGTATAGCCATGAACCTTTCATTGCTACATCAAGATTTTGGATTTCTATTTTAGGTAAAACTGAAGAATATAGTGAAGCTATCAAGGAAAAACGCGAACCAGGTTATGCAGCACTTAGCTTGATGGAAAAACATTTAACCTCTAACACTTTTTTTGTAGGAGAGCGTTATACGATTGCTGATATTGCCTTGTTTGCTTACACTCATGTAGCTGACGAAGGTGGGTTCGATTTAACACCATTTTCTGCTATTCAAGCTTGGATAAAAAGAGTCAAAGCTCAACCAAGATATATCAGCATTACAGAAGTATAA